The sequence below is a genomic window from Streptomyces sp. V1I1.
CCGAAGCACGCGGGAGGACCTGCATGGGTACAGCTGGGCGTCGATCTGAGACAGGCGCTGTTTGCGCATGCCCTCAGGCGGCTGACGACGCCCCACAACGCCGATTCGTCCAGAGCGAACGCAGGGAGCGGTCCAAGGCGGGGTAACGGCAGCACGCCCGGCGCGCGATGCGTGCAGTGCCGATTCCGGGGCCCGGTAGACGAGGGCGCCAGGACAGCCGACCGAGCACCCACGCAGCGACGCAGCGGGAACGAGCAAGGAACGGCAGCAGCACCCGAAGGTCTGCGGCCGCTCCTCTCCGTTGCGCGAACAACCTTGCCACGCGGAATGAGCAATGACGCGGGCATCCACTATCAGGCCAACGATCGACGCTCCCGCATCGACCAGGTGTCGGCGGTCTCTCCCAGCCGTCGCCGACACTGAGGCTCGTCTGGCCGTAGAGACGGGGGCTTTCCGTTAGATCATTAATGAATGTCCGAAGTGGGACTAATGCGCATTTCAATGTTCCCAGGAAGTTCCCATTGCGCGCCCAAAGGCCTTCCAGGGTGGTTCCCTGGAAGGCCTTTAGCGCACTGACCTGCACCTTTGTGGTGCCCCCGGCAGGATTCGAACCTGCGACACCCGCTTTAGGAGAGCGGTGCTCTATCCCCTGAGCTACGAAGGCGGGGAGACCCGGTTGATCCAGATCCGGCGACTAGCCTAGCGGATGCGGGCTCCAGCCTGGCAGGCATTCCGTTTCCGCAGGTCAGGCCGTGGTCGGCGGTCGTGGATCCGGGTGGTTTCCGGTCGCGTTCCGCGCGACTTAGCGTGGAAGCATGCGCGAGGACGTGGTGACCCTGTTCCTCTGCGGTGACGTCATGCTCGGCCGTGGCGTCGATCAGATCCTCCCGCACCCCGGCGACCCCGCCCTGTGGGAGCGGTACACCGCGGACGCCCGGTCCTATGTGGAGTTGGCGGAGGCGGTGAACGGGCCGATCCCGCGTCCGGTCGGTCACTCCTGGCCCTGGGGGGATGCGCTGGAGATCCTCGACGAGGCCGCGCCCGATGCCCGCGTGGTGAATCTGGAGACCAGCGTCACGCGCAGCAACGACTTCGCCGCGGGCAAAGAGGTGCACTACCGGATGCATCCGGCCAACCTTCCCTGCCTGGTCGCCGGTCGGCCCGACGCTTGTGTGCTGGCCAACAACCACGTGCTGGACTTCGGTCGCCGGGGGTTGGAGGAGACGCTCGACTCCCTGGCCGGCGCGGGCCTGCGGGCGGTGGGCGCCGGGCGGGATGTGGATGAGGCGCGGCGGCCCGCCTTGGTCGCCGTCCAGGGCGGCGCGCGGGTGCTCGTCTTTTCCTTCGGGATGGCGTCCAGCGGCATTCCGCGAAGCTGGGCCGCCGGCGAGCACCGGGCCGGGGTCGACTTCGTGGCGGAGCCGTCGGACGCCGCGGCGGCCTCGGTCGTCCGCCGCGTACGGCAGGTGAAACGACCGGGTGATGTGTCGGTCGCCTCCGTCCACTGGGGATCCAACTGGGGATACGGCATCCCGCGAAGCCAGGTCCGTTTCGCGCATGCGCTGATCGACGGTGGAGTCGATGTCGTGCACGGGCACTCGTCGCACCATCCCCGCCCGCTGGAGCTGTACCGCGGCAAGCTCATCCTCTACGGCTGCGGCGACTTCATCGACGACTACGAAGGCATCACCGGCTATGAGCAGTACCGGGACGACCTGCGGCTGCTGTATTTCGTCTCGGTGGAGCCGGACACCGGCAAGGCGGCCGACGTGCGGATGGCAGCCGTGCAGAGCCGGCAGATGCGGCTGCGGCACGCGTCGGGCGAAGACCGCGAGTGGCTGCGGGCGACTCTCGACCGGGTCAGTCGCGGCTTCGGTGTGCGCATCGGCCTGGAGCCCGGCGGGATGCTCATGGCCGGTTCCCTGCATGGGTCGTACACGAATGTTGACGAGGGTGGGGCACGGGCATAGCGTCGCTCCGTACTGAGCAGGTGCTTAGAGAGGGTCGACCGTGCCGCACCCCGATCCGTCCACCCGCCCCGAGGCCGCACTGACTGCGCCCGGGGCACCCTTCGAAGTCGTACGGGGCGAGGACGGCGGGCTGCTCTACGCCGGCGGCCCGCGCACCCTGCGGGAGTTCGTCGAGGCCACCTGGGCGTTCGGGGACCAGCCGTTCCTCGTCGCCGCCACCGGGACGTACAGCTACCGCGAGTTCTTCGCCGCCGCCTCCGCGCTCGCCCGGCGGTTCGTCGAGGTGTACGGGCTGCGGCAGGGCGATCGGGCCGTTGTGGCGATGCGGAATCACCCCGAGTGGCAGATCGCCCTCTGGGCCACCCAGTTGGCGGGACTGGTGGCGGTGCCGCTCAATGCCTGGTGGGACCGAGGACGAGTTCGCGTACGCCCTCGACGACTGTTCGCCGCGGGTGCTGCTCGTCGACGGGGAGCGGCTGCCGCGGGTCGACGCCTGGCGCAGGCGGGCCGGCGTCCCGGTCGTCGTCTTCCACGGGGAAGGCACGCCCGGCGAGGGGGTGGAGCGGTACGAAGACTTCGAGGCCCCCGATCCGCTCGCCGCGCCGCCCGGGGTCGAGGTGCGGGCCGAGGACGACGCCACCATCATCTATACGTCCGGGACCACCGGGCGGCCCAAGGGCGCCGTCGCCACTCAGCTCGCCCAGGCCGGGGCCGCGCACAATCCGCGGTTCTACGCCGCCGCTTCAGCCCTCGCGAGCGGGGTGCTGCCGGGGCAGGGGCCCGCGCCGGTGGTGCTGATGACGTTTCCGTTCTTCCATGTGGCCGCGTTCACCACGCTGTACGCGACGATGGCGGCCGGCGGGGCGCTCGTACTGATGCGGAAGTGGGACGCCGAAGAGGCCCTCGCGCTGATCGAGCGGCACCGCGTCACGCACTACTCCGGGGTGCCGACCACCGCGCTCCAGCTGCTTGACGCCGCCGAGCGGGCCGGGGGAGAGCTTGAGACGCTCACGCATCTCAACACCGGCGGGGCCGCGGCCCCGCCCAACCTCATGGCCCGGCTGAGGGCCCGCTACGGGCAGCGGATAGAGCCGCGCACCGGCTACGGACTGACCGAGACCAGCGGCGGCGTGCTCGCCAACTTCGGCCCCGGGTACCGGGAGAACCCGGGGAGCGTGGGGCGGCCGACCCCCGCCACCGAGGTGCGGATCGCCAGGCCGGACGGTAGTGAACTGCCCGAAGGAGAGGTCGGTGAGTTGTGGCTGCGCGGGCAGGCGCTGGTGCGCGGGTACTGGAACAACCCGGACGCGACCGCCGCCGCGTTCCACGACGGGTGGTTCAGGACCGGCGACCTCGCGACGGTGCGCGACGGGCGGGTCAGCATCGTCGACCGGCTCAAGGACATGGTCATCCGCGGCGGCGAGAACGTGTACTGCGTCGAGGTGGAAGCCGTCTTGCACGATCACCCGGACGTCGCCGACGCCGCCGTGCTGGGTGTCCCGCACCCGGTGCTGGGGGAGGAGGTGGCGGCCGTGGTGCAGCTGCGCGCCGCGGCCACGGTCACCGTCGACGAGCTGCGGGCGCACGTCGGCAAGACCCTCGCCGCCTTCAAGGTGCCCGCTCATGTCCTCGTACGGGACGAGCCCGTGCCCCGCAATCCGACCGGGAAGATCCTCAAGCGCGAACTCCGCGGCCCC
It includes:
- a CDS encoding CapA family protein, which encodes MREDVVTLFLCGDVMLGRGVDQILPHPGDPALWERYTADARSYVELAEAVNGPIPRPVGHSWPWGDALEILDEAAPDARVVNLETSVTRSNDFAAGKEVHYRMHPANLPCLVAGRPDACVLANNHVLDFGRRGLEETLDSLAGAGLRAVGAGRDVDEARRPALVAVQGGARVLVFSFGMASSGIPRSWAAGEHRAGVDFVAEPSDAAAASVVRRVRQVKRPGDVSVASVHWGSNWGYGIPRSQVRFAHALIDGGVDVVHGHSSHHPRPLELYRGKLILYGCGDFIDDYEGITGYEQYRDDLRLLYFVSVEPDTGKAADVRMAAVQSRQMRLRHASGEDREWLRATLDRVSRGFGVRIGLEPGGMLMAGSLHGSYTNVDEGGARA